Part of the Quercus lobata isolate SW786 chromosome 6, ValleyOak3.0 Primary Assembly, whole genome shotgun sequence genome, caaGTCTCAGTTTCAGTTGATTTTTTAATGTGTATAAGTGTGTAATAGCTTTTATCCTAAGACCGTTATTGAAAACCATGGAATGTATGGAACCAAGGTCAGTCCAAGTGGATTTTGCATACCACTTTTGCATTCCAGTTGAAAGGTATACGTTAAGGGATTTAGATCACTCGATGCAATTGTAATCCGTGGCTaagattgaaagttgaaaaaacaactttcaatctcaaccattaaataaaatatattaaaggaaagttaaaaagttaaaaatgtaaaaaaaattttgagaaaaagtgGGTGAATTGCATCAGGTGCAATACCCACTTGATCTCAATCCTACATTAAGACCCAGTAGTAGAGAACTGGTCTCCTTCTAGTATTCTAAGGCTAATTAACTTGGATTCAGGTCCTCTAGATTTCCTAGGGTATTTCACCAGtagatttttttaaatcctaacCACTCTTTTATGATTTAAGAGTCTAGATTCTGCCATGTTAATATTCTACTAAcaatacttttaaaataataaaatagtgttgcaaacaaaacaattaagagtATTGTTAGTGAAATGTTGATATGGCAGAATCTAGACCCTTAAATCATAAAAGAGTGATTAGGATTTAAAGAAATCTACTGGTGTAGTACCTTAGAAAATCTAGAGGATTTGAATCCCATTAACTTATACTAGCGTGAAGAATGGGTCTATAAGTTAATGTTGATTTGGAATTGGTCTATGGTCTTACTTCTAGTAAGTCTTTCAATCTTAAATGTTCATAGAGAAAAAGTCATGTACcttatttaccaaaaaagaaaaattcatgtACATACgaccatggttgtcaaaatcccgACCTGAATCTTACAATCCTACaattttacgatcccacctaCCCAAAATGATCCGGATCTTTCAAGGATTTTTGCGATCGTTCAGGATCGTACGATTTTGACGATCACCAATGATCTTCGTTTCTTgtaatcttctttaacttgacGGAAGGCTGTTggacccaaatgaaaaataacgtCTCAATAGACCAAGTTTTGCTATTCTAATGTAGAGAGATAGAATGTCAGTTGaacctaaatgaaaaataacatccaGAGAGTGTCACGTTTTGAGATTTTTGGTCTCTTTAAATGATGCTTACAAATAGATGTAATAATGTATGGTAATTACATCAAATGGGTGcacattttttgtttcttatgaatgtttaatttatgtaattatttaacataccaattttttttccccttaaataatgtaggatcttacgattcaCAATTCGATCCTATGATTCACGATGCCACCTACCTCCCACGATCTTACGATCTtacgtaggatcccgattttgacaaccttacATACGACCGACTTGGCAAAAGAATTTTCATTCTGCTTGTACTTGATCACATGCTACATTATAGGCTCCACCCCATAATCTATAAATAGCGACCAAACTATAATGCTTATGCAGCATTATTAAGTTCTAGAGCATAACTTCAAACTTTCTCTCCCTTGAAAGCTCCGAGTCCGGATGGCATGCCTCTTATTTTCTATCAACATTATTGGGACTCCATTGGTGATGATGTGTCTTATGCAGTGCTCTCATGTTTGAATTCAGGTACTATCCCCGCCAGTTTAAACCATACTTTTATCACCCttattccaaaattaaaaagccCGGAAAAGGTTTCTGAATTTAGACCCATTGCCCTGTGTAACATTCTTTATAAGTTAATATCTAAAGTGTTAGCTAATCGTATGAAAATTCTTTTGCTTATGTTGTATCATAATCCCAGAGTGCTTTTCAATTTGACAAAGTTATCTCAGATAACATTTTGGTCGCTTTCGAAACACTTCACCacatgaagacaaaaaaaaggggCAATGAGGGGTATATGGCAATGAAATTGGATATGAGAAAGGATTACAATAGAGTGGAATGAATTTTTCTTGAGAACTTAATGTTGAAGATGGGCTTTCATGTTAGATGGGTAGGGTTGGTGATGGAAACGGTCAAATCAGTCTCATACGCCATACTAATCAATGGGGTACCTCGAGGATGTATCAAACCAACGAGGGGGATTCGTCAAGGAGATCCTCTGTCTCCCTATCTATTTTTGCTGTGCTCGGAAGGTTTAAATGGTTTGATTAAAAAAGTTGTTGTAGTAGGTGATCTTAGGGGTTTCTCTTTATGCAGGAGCGGTTCAcaaatttctcatctttttttcGCCGATGATAGTTTGATATTTTGCCGAGCAAAGATGGGCGATGTGCAAGCAACCCAATTCGCATTATCTCAATATGAAAAAGCTTCccggaaaaaaattaatggttcTAAGACTAATCTCTTCTTTGGGAAATCGGTCCTCGAAAGcaccaaaattgaattgaaaaactttCTAGGTGTTCTAGAAATTAAGGAGTACGAGAAATATCTAGGGCTTCCAGCGGTGGTGGggagaaagaagaaggagagtttaatttaaattaaagaaaGGATTTGGGGTAAGCTCCAAGGTTGGAAGGAGAAACTCTTGTCACAAGCCAGAAGAGAGGTTCTATTGAAAGCTATTGTTCAAGCCATTCCCACTTTCGctatgagttgtttcaaacttCTCATGAGTCTATGCCATGAGATTGAGGTTatgataaaaaatttcttttgggGTCAACGTGGTGAAAGGAGGAAGATTCATTGGAAAAAGTGGGAGACTTTGTGTTTACCAAAGAATGAAGGGGGTATGGGTTTTAAAGAGCTAAGATAATTCAACGATACCATGTTAGCAAAACAAGTATGGAGGCTGATCCATGACAAGGAATCTCTATTCTATTGGGTTTTCAAGGCAAAGTTCTTCCCGTTAGGTGATATTTTCTCAGCATAAGTCAAATCGTGGTCCTATGCCTGGCGGAGTATCCTCATTGCTCGGAAATTAATTGCTGAAGGTGCTAGGTACAGAATTGGCAATGACTTGGCAACCCATATCTACCATGACTGTTGGCTGCTAGGTGAAGGTTCAGGCAACGTCATTTCACATATCTCTGGCTGCTAGATGTTAACTCGGAGTGGTGGAATGTGTATTTATTAGAAAGGTGCTTTTTGCCTTTTGaagcacaaaaaataaagtCTATCCCACTCTGTCTTACACCCCAAGAAGACACCTTAATATGGCCAAAGTCTAGGGATGGTCAGTACTCCGTTAAGGCAGGTTACCATCTCCTGTGTGATATGGAAACTAGTGGGTTAGCTTCGGTGTTAGATAATGAGGAGACCAAAAAATTCTTGGCAGGCCTATGGAGATTGAACGtgccaaataaaataaagacttTTGCGTGGCGGGCTTGCATTGATTTGCTCCCTACGTTGGAAAATTTGGCGAAGCAAAAGGTCGTGCTTCCAGACAACTGCTCAAGCTGTAACAGGGAGCCTGAGACAGTTGTTCATGCCTTATGGGTAGGGACGGACTCAGGATTTTAAgttgggagggggggggggtcggagataagcgaaaaaaaaatttcaaatatgcttccatatagtattaataaactatcaaccaagacaaatacccaaaaattattgtttcttaatatattaagatacaatcatctactaacaaaaacaaaagacacgaaacactattatttctttatacaatcATCTATGAAAAGGGATCTCGATgctctttcaaattttcaaaatcatctacGATTGAATCTAAACTAAATGTCAAAGCTATATCCTTTTCAATGTATAACATCAAAGAGtccatcaaaaaataattttccattttgtttcgAAGGTTAGTTTTGACAACTTTCATAGTTGAAAATGCTCGCTCTGTAGTAGCAGTAAAAACTGGAAGAGTAAGCACAAGTCTCACTATTCTATAAATAAGTTTGTAGTGTTCTGAATTTCCAGTTCTCACTAACCATTGAGACAACTCaaataaacttttcaattttttgaactttgaatccTAGACTACATTATGCTCAAAATGATAAAGCTCCTTCTCCAACGCTTGTTTGTCATAATCTATGAAATCTTGTGAATAGAAATTCTTTACCAACAAACAAAGATCACTACTTCTAAAAGATTTTAATGCCTCTTGAGGTTCTAAAGCTGAGCTAAGCCTAAGTAACTCCATTGCATCTTCATTAAACCGATAATTTAGTTCCTGTAGTTGAGAATCTattgtagcataaaaaaaatttacttgatAATGATGCTCAATTGTAACGTTATCTTGCTGATTACAAGCTCGACCTCGTCTTGCAACATAACGAGCATTCATATCCAGGACATCAATGCAATGCTTCTCACAAAATGATATTACAGTGGTGAGTAAGCCATCCCACCCatcatctctaaatttttggataagtgctttagtagatgaaactaaatgcatggcatttaaaatgtcttgagATTGGCTttgcaaagcttgacaaagTTTATCAATGATCTCCATAGTTTCCTTCTCAAGATGCAAGATGAAGACAAATTCAAATGCGGTTAAACCCTCATAAGTTGACTCTGCTTCTGCCCGATGTTCTCCATCAATTGTatcatcaattatattttgtaaaacttcatcAGTTGAAATAAACATCCTTAATAAGCTAGAAACTAATCTAAAATGTGAACTCCAATGTTTTCTACAGGTTGTTGTAAAGTGTCAATTTGAAGTCCACTTCCAATCTTAAACTCTTTAAGATCAATCAAACGTGCTATTTCATTAGCATTGGCAAATTTCAATTGCTCATTGCGCTTGCATGAAGTATTAACAATTTTGATCAGAAAAagcaatataagaaaaaaatgactaatgGGAACAACTTGTTTTGATGCTTTTACTAATGCCAATTGTAAACGATGTGCAAAACAATGGATGTAGTAAGCATATGGgcaatcattcaaaatcaaaacttgtAATCCATTCCACATACCTCGCATGTTGTTTGCTCCATCATATCCTTGCCcttgaatattttgtatatctaaGCAATGTTGAGATAACAAAGAATATATCCCCTTCTTTAGAGTCAAAGCCGTAGTGTCAACAACATGAATAAGTCCAAAAAAATGTTCTTTCACAAAGCCTTCTGCATCAACATATCTAAAAACCACAGCCATTTGCTCTTTCATGGACTCATCACGAGTTTCATCAACCATTATGCAAAAATTTGCATCACCAATTTCTTCCCGAATGGCCTTTTTCACTTTGACTGAGAAAACATGTAGAATTTCCTTTTGAATCCTAGGTGATGTGTAGGTTGCATTTTTGGgagctttttctattatttcagcAATCTTCTCATTCCAAAACACAATACCCaatgattcaaaaaaattcCCACGATTTAATGAACTAAAACTTTCATCTCGACCTCTAAAAGCTATAGCTTGAAAGGCAAGATATCGGACAATAAAAACTGTGGCCTTCAGTTGCAACCgattatttgcaatttgttcAGTAGTGAAATGATCAACTACCCTTTGTAAATGCTACCATTGGTTCATCAAATCCTTACACATTTGCTTGGCAACTCTATGAGCTGAGTTAGGATCTTTTCCTATATGACCTTGAAAATAATAATCTTTGCCCCCAACCTTTCTCCAATTTCTAAATCCACCAACAATGAATGTATTTTGTCCCACAACCCCATTTGAATTACGAAAGACAAATCATGATAGACAATAAGCTGCATCTTTCGTAGGAGAATATTCAAGCCATGTTGAATTATTTCcaaaccaagaagcttgaaagcTACGATTGtgctttccactttttttgAATGTCTTTAGAGGAGGTTGGTGTGGACCTTTTATAATGTAAGCCCGTCGAATTTCATCACGTTGATTAACATGATATTCCAATATTTGTTTGCGTGTTCTGGGATCATAATCCAAAGAATCAAGGTCAattctttgaaattgtgtttgagaGATTGGAACATCGAAATTTTCCAGACTTGGAACATCCACATTTTCTAGAATTGGAATAGTAACATTAGTTGTTGGCAATTCTACGTTGACTTCggaagaatttgaagttgaaccttttcttttgaaaaaaatcaagcattgtagttgattttttcatgatctacaaataaaataaaaatcatataagaatcactgttattttcttaaatttgtgtgacaattttctatattatatgatttgtttttttctttttgtttggtctgcctttatttatgtctttgtGTTGTCTCCATCTTTCTAATTTTGACCCACTAACCCAATGAATCCCACTACCGACACTACTAGcaaaaacttttcttaactttaccttttttttttttttttttttgtcacttgtCCGTTGCCCAACTCCACTTGTCCCTATTATGCCCAACTACcagtcaacaaagaaaaaactatctCTACaaactctactctctctctctctctctctctctctctctctctctcttatctatataatgtaagagagagagtcacaaacacagagtcacaaagccaaaaagcccaaaaaaaaaaaaaaaaaacaccacaggCAGCACAGATTCAATTCACAATCACCAACATCAGTTCAGTTCATCACTCATcagtaaaaaaacaaacatgaaaCACCACAAGTCCACAAGGCACAAGCACAGTTTTTGTGAATCTCAGATTCTCAGATCACAAACGttttattaggttttgaaggaaaagataagaGTAAATACCTGTGATGGATCTTCGTGGGCGGTAGCGGCGGCAAGTGGGTCTCGCCGGCGTGGGTACTGGACTGGGTAGCAAGATCAAGATGGGTCTCCGGTCTCGCAAGCATCATGGCGTCACTGTGACACGACTTtctatctctctgtctctcttcaTTACGGCGACACCGACACGAGTCTCCGATCAAGATGGGTCTCTGAGTACTTTCTATCTCTCTGTCTCGCCTCTCACtttcctttttaatatatagatttaCATGGGTCATAGGCTCCTAGGCTGGCCGGATGACGGGCTAGGGGTTCATGATTTTTGTGAAAGGGCTCGAGCTAAAAACTAGGGGGGCccaagcccttttttttttctagaaaattttacttgctaatttttttttgggcccaggAGGGGCCCGAGCCCCCTTAGCCCTTTACCTGGGTCCGTCCCTGCTTATGGGGTTGTGAAAATTTGAAGGCCGCCTGGGTTACTAACTTTGATGAGTTGCGTAATGTGACaaatcattttttctcttttgttgatCTTTTCAGGTTAGTGATGCAGAATCCTCGAGGAGCTGAAGGGTTTATCATGATTTGTTGGTTTATATGGAATCGatgcaacaaaattagaataaaGGAGATAGTGGCACCCTTGGAGAAGACCTCGGACCTAGCCCAACAGTACCTTATGGAGTTCCATCAGCTACGCAACAAACTTGTCAGCAAGAAGCTGCCAAAAAAAGTCATTTGGAAGTCACACTACAAGAAAACTGGGCTATTGCGGCGGGCCATCCCGCCAGTGCTGCAGTGCCGCTATAGGTTAATTGCGGCGGTTGCAAAAAGCACCGCAATAGATCTGCCATTTAGCGGCGCTTTTGGTCTATTGCGGCGGGCTAAAAACCGCCTCCAAATGAGGTTGCCATTCGGGTCAAGAGGCCTTTAGCGGCAGGATATGCCCGCCGCTATAGGTTGTCACCTATAGCGGCGGTAAATAagcgccgctatagggcttcaTGAACAACATACCCTATGTACCTTTTAGCGGCGGTTTCGCCCGCCGCTAtaggttactttttttttttttttggttcctcCTGGGTTCTAAAACCACATTTCTATTACAAATAACCTGTAATAATTTTCGCTCCACTAAGACATTACCACAAATATCTCCAAACTAACATTATATTAACATagaaacatattatcaaatatataacaTTATCTATAACCATTATCAAAGTTCCAAAGTATTTAAACAAATCCTTCAACACTTCCAAGAGTACCTAAACcatttgcaaccaaaaaaatgtTTGTAAGATCTCAAAATTCCACAAATATCCAAGACAATGAGAAGTTAATAAACCTTGCTTATTAGGCaggaaaataaaacactaaCCAAAGTGTGTTCTAGTTAGTAGATGAGCTCTCCCCACTACCACAAATGTCATTGAAACCTTTGCCCCTCAAAAATTGTATGATGCCAACTTTTTGGTTAAACAAGTTTACAAATATTCAATATAGAATACTTACTCTACTAAAGCCAGTTGCACAAAATTTTGTCTTAATCCATTTGCCCTTCTCTTCATGCTTTAGTGCACTAGTACCCtacaaataatttttacaaataaagATAATAAGATGACAATTTTGCACTATTTACAACCAAAATAGCTATAatccaaaagaataaaaagtagAGAAAACTGAAGCTTAGAGCTTGCACTATTTACAATCTAATATTACTCAAACACAACCAGAAAAACCACAAGAAGAAATAACAAATCAATTTATTCAAGCCCATGCACTATTTAGATATAACAGAACATCAAAACCTCAACTTCacaattaaaataattcttttctACTGGTAATAGGATCCAACTATTATTAGATTGCCAACATTGCAGTTTTGTAGGCCAAGCTTTTGGAGGACCACCTAATGGCCATAATTATAACATGAAATTTAACAAGTTCTTTGCAAAAATTTATCCTTTGCACATGAAAAATGTAGACAAAATTTGAGGaactcaaaagtcaaaatgaCATGGGTCCAATTATACTTTTCAAAGGCCTGCTTGTCATCTAATATAGGCAGCCATCCACTCACACAAAAAATTACTCCGAGGAAAGAGTGGCCACTTAGTAAATCAAGTATTTTATTGCTTAAGCCTTGAGAATCACAAAGTCCAATAACAGCCTAATTTGTGCCATTAGCATTTTGGCAATGACTGAACAGGTGAAACTATAGCtcacttttcaacaaataaGTTCCCTTAGAGAATTagaatggggggggggggggggggtatttaCTTAACATTTTGACAATGATAGAACAAGTATATATGAAATTAGAGCTTTGAGACAATGTTAACcaaattgaattaaaataatttcaccATTTGTCACTCAAAATGATATGAAACTCACCCATATGATACACGTATACATACATGTTATCAAAAATTACAGAACAAGTTAGACACATACTTTGCCAAGATAGCTCCAAACTATCACCCAACTTTCCTCCCAAATTTGTGCCACTAAGCCGTCTGTAGACCAAGACAGGTTAGAAGATCAACTAAGGAATAAAACTCTATTATTGACAAGAGCTCGAAAGTGAGAGAATCAACATACAATTCTGTTATGTTTAAGAAGACACATTCAACACCTTGCCACTTATCCCCACAAGGGTCTCCTCCGACAAGAAGCCAACCAAGAAGTGGAGGGTACTCATCTAAATATAAGCTTATACACTTTTATAGAGAAAACCCAATATAAACCAATCTCCAAACTCATAAGAATAACAGCACGAAACCCAATAATCATTTAGCGTCTCTAAGAGTAACCCATagctcaaaattcaaaaaaaaaatattttggaaatcaaagatgagttttttttttcttttttcttttcctctctcattCCTTAGCTTTCTTTGCAACCAAACAGTGATTCTTCATATGAAAAGATAAAACTTTAGAAAATTTTACCTGAGATATTACAccacaaaatccaaacccaaatttcacaaaaaaaatcaaaactgaaaattaaataaataaccttttttaagaaacaattaaataaataacctaaatgTTAAgtatccaaatccaaacccaaaatttcacaataatcaaaacaaaaaatcaaataaataacttaCCAAGCAAAATCGGAATGGGTATCTGTATGAACACCAATTTATTAGAAACTAAGAGAAGGTAGAAAAGTAAATTTGCTCAAGAGAGAATTGGAATAGAAGATCTTTACAACTTAAAAGCATTACAAGCACTAGATGTTCTGAAGTTTGACCACTTAGTATTAGTTTCTGCAAGCATGATAGGTTTATGAAGTCATAGCTTAAAGTTACACAAGTGATATTACCTCTATGTACAAAGCAATTGTAGCCCTGTCAGAACCCCTTGGCTCCTTCAAAATGGTAATAGCCTCTAATATAAGCTTATCCAACCTGCAACCATGCAAAGGAGGTTCCAAcagaagaaataaataatagtgTTAAGAAAAATAGGATAACCTGGCTCCCATTACAAGTTCTTTTATGGCCTATGACACCTAGAGACCTCACCTCATCTTTGGAGGatctccccccacccccaaaaaaaatgtgGACATTAGGTTTGTAAGTTATAAAAccaccgggggggggggggggggggggtggaatATTTATAATATCATAAAGAAtcaattttatgaaatattCTATACCTAAACTGCAATATAAACCCAGATGTAAAATGGAGTTCCTCATCATCCTCATATTTTATATCTTGCAAATAGGCCTCAGTATCACTTGATCCTCCCAAAGAATTTTCCCAATCCACAACCTCCATTATGCTacttatccaaaatcaaaaaaattcacactTATGTTAAGCCCATTTCATTACTTGAAAAAATGCATATAAAAAAACTGCAACAAAGAGTTCAGTTTCCTTAACAAACATACTCAGCAAAACAGACCTTGGTACAGCCTTAAATCACTTTGAATGCCAACTTTCTTTTACTTGGTTGTTGGTGGTAGCTATAGCTTCTTCTGTTCTAGTCTAAGGAATGAATCCTGCAATTTGAAATATGTGAAAGAAATTTATTACAATTCACAAATGGTCAGCGcaatttacttatcaaaaaaaaaaaaaaaaaaaaaacaagtggtCAGCTTAATTAAAACACCACCTAGCATTAATAAAGTGGCAACAAATAAAATGAGCATGTAGACGTAGGTGAACTTCACAGGATAGAGATTTCAATTATGATGTAATGGgaataaaatttcaagatttttaaaCATTTGTAAGGAGTCACAACAAATAATTACTGTTACAAGGAAATACAATATACTTATCTATCGAATGACACCTTCATCCTAAATTCATCTTTTTAGAATTCCCCAACCAAAATACAGCTAAGGAAATTCATTCTAACCTCTTCTGGTCCCCcaactgaaaattttgaaaatggttAGGGAACacagctaaagaaaaaaaacttgtattacaaatttgtccaataaaaaaatgcatcaaAATACACTATTGGACCCTAAAGTTTAGTCTATGAGCAATGTTAGTCTCAAAAGTTTATAGTGactacttttagtccctaaaaatCTTAAAGTCATCGATTTTAGTCCCAAACACACTTAAAGTGATCACCTTTGATCCCTTGGAGTGATGACGTCTCATTTTTTAGTTTGGTCACGTCATCTAAGGAGTAAAAGTGATCACTTTAAAGGGTAGGCTCTCTATGTGAGGAAATTAtaaccaaagggaaaaaaaaaatccaacaagaaTGAAGAGAAATAGACTTTTACCATGGCTTGACTGGAACAGTAAACGGGCTGTGGAGGAGCTTGATAGTAGTCACTAACCCCTGCGATGCACCTGAAAAttactgaaattgaaatctAACAAATGCTTGTGTTATTTTTATATCTCAATTGAAggcaattttttcttttttaaaataaaatgcttatttttttatatgaaaatgtaaTATGCTAATTAGCAATTATGAAAGTTGAGATTTAAATTAAGAGGTAAATATAAGTGAATGCTGCAATCCCTAACCATTTGCGTGCCTTTGGAGTTTTATATCTAAGATATCACTTGAGGTTCAAAGTGAGCTCTTACATTTATTTCTAAACTAATAGCATCTGAAGTTCACATTGATAAAGAAAGTAGTCTGACAGTGAAATCAATCAGTTTACATCTTCATTTGAATAAGTAATTAAAATGGCCCaagtaatttaatttaatttcaagattataaataaattttagaagGTTAATCCATAATTAAAAAGGCATTTTCCCAGCACTTACTTGTGATCATGCCAATCCACCATAGTGGCTCCTTAAGATATCCGTATCCACCAGAACCTTTATTTCATTAACCAGACATTCAACCatcacaataatttcataaaagCGCattcaaattacatgcaatttCAAGTTTAAATAATTGGGTTTTCTGCCAATAAAAGATGCCTGTCAGCATGATGAAATAGATCAAGATCCTATCATAGTAATCATCGAACTTTGTGCACTAAGGTTTTAATATTCTTCctaattactaatttttatcaaattctgaaaatttcaaaaacattcCATAATATTAGCATTATAAAAACTACTTTAAGTAAAAGTAATCTACTTTAAAAGTTAAACTGGACTAATGTTTGTACACTTTGCAATCAATAAGACCCATTATCAAggatgcacggacgcggctcCCAGGCCAGCGCACCTGCGTCCGACGCGGCGGGACGCGGCGACGCGGGAGGGATGCCGCAGACCGCGCGTCCGTCCCGCGTCGTGCCGCGTCGCGCCACGTGGCGGATCCCGACTCGGGCCGACGCGGCCAAAATCGGCGCCGACGCGGCCGAAATCGGGCCGAATCGGTCCGTATCGGCCGTATCGGCCATATCGGCCGGCGACCGATACGGCCGATACGGCCGAAACAGGCCGAAATCGGCCGTGAAAATCGCCGGAGAGGCCGAAATTCTGGCCTCAGATGCATTTCttgccttattctttctttgttttgtgaatcaagtatattaatgtgttttttaagaatattttaatagtaaaaatatataaaaaatataaataaaaatatttttaataattttttaatcgccgagtcccgccgcacccgcaccctacttttt contains:
- the LOC115993746 gene encoding uncharacterized protein LOC115993746 isoform X1; its protein translation is MEVVDWENSLGGSSDTEAYLQDIKYEDDEELHFTSGFILQFRLDKLILEAITILKEPRGSDRATIALYIEIPIPILLDGLVAQIWEESWVIVWSYLGKGTSALKHEEKGKWIKTKFCATGFSRVLLEVLKDLFKYFGTLIMVIDNVIYLIICFYVNIMLVWRYLW
- the LOC115993746 gene encoding uncharacterized protein LOC115993746 isoform X2, whose translation is MEVVDWENSLGGSSDTEAYLQDIKYEDDEELHFTSGFILQFRLDKLILEAITILKEPRGSDRATIALYIEIPIPILLDEYPPLLGWLLVGGDPCGDKWQGVECVFLNITELRLSGTNLGGKLGDSLELSWQRY
- the LOC115993746 gene encoding probable magnesium transporter NIPA3 isoform X3, with product MAASSSSLVSIEASFFENLKGFILAVVSSAFIGSSFIVKKLGLKRAGASGTQASSGGYGYLKEPLWWIGMITIIFRCIAGVSDYYQAPPQPVYCSSQAMLGDQKRLE